A DNA window from Ficedula albicollis isolate OC2 chromosome 1, FicAlb1.5, whole genome shotgun sequence contains the following coding sequences:
- the MRPL57 gene encoding ribosomal protein 63, mitochondrial, producing MFLTTILLRKRIPGKQWIGKYRRPIQVTISMKQAMIRRLEIEAENEYWLSQPYLTQEQEYKHNTEERRAKWEAFKSLKQAKFPEHRYISDHLNHLNVSKKWTC from the coding sequence atgtttttaacaaCAATATTACTGCGGAAGAGAATTCCTGGAAAACAATGGATTGGAAAGTACAGGCGACCAATACAGGTTACCATTTCGATGAAGCAAGCAATGATCCGAAGGTTGGAAATTGAAGCAGAGAATGAATATTGGCTCAGCCAACCCTATCTGACACAGGAACAGGAATACAAACACAACACAGAAGAGAGACGTGCCAAGTGGGAAGCTTTCAAAAGCCTGAAACAAGCCAAGTTTCCTGAGCACAGATACATCAGCGATCATTTGAACCACTTAAATGTGTCAAAGAAGTGGACATGTTGA